The genomic DNA GACGAGCGTCGGCAACCACGAGTTCGACGAGGGCGCCAAGGAACTGGCCCGCCTGCAGAACGGCGGCTGCCACCCCACCGAGGGCTGCTACACGGACAAGGAGTTCAAGGGCGCCGACTACCCGTATCTGGCGGCGAACGTCCTGGACGAGAAGACCGGGAAGCCCCTCCTCAAGCCCTACTGGGTGTGGAAGCAGCGGGGCGTCAAGGTCGGCTTCATCGGCGTGACCCTGGAGGGCACCCCGGACATCGTCTCGGCGGACGGCGTGAAGGGCCTGAAGTTCAAGGACGAGGTCGAGACGATCAACAAGTACGCCAAGGTGCTGCAGCGCCAGGGCGTGAAGTCGATCGTCGCGCTCATCCACGAGGGCGGCTTCCCCGCCTCGTCCTCCTACAACTACGACTGCGACTCCCCGGGCGCGGGCGACGGCATCTCCGGCCCGATCGTCGACATCGCCAAGAACATCACCCCGCAGGTCGACGCGCTGGTCACCGGCCACACCCACAACGCGTACGTCTGCACGATCCCCGACCCGGCGGGCAACCCGCGCATGGTCACCTCGGCCTCGTCCTTCGGCCGTCTCTACACGGACACCACGCTGACCTACGACCGCCGCACGGGTGACATCGCCCGTACCTCGGTGAAGTCGGCCAACCACGTGGTGACGCGGGACGTCCCGAAGGCGCCGGACATGACCCGGCTGATCGACAAGTGGGGCACCCTCGCCGCCCCGATCGGCAACCGCCCCATCGGCTACCTCTCCGCCGACATCAACCGCGACGGCACCGAGTCCCCGCTGGGCGACCTGATCGCCGACGCGCAGTTCGCGTACGGCAAGGAGCGGGACCCGGAGACCGACCTGGCGCTGATGAACCCGGGCGGCATCCGGGCCCCGCTGACCTACACGGCCTCCGGCGCCGAGGGCGACGGTGTCGTCACCTACGCCGAGGGCTTCACGGTCCAGCCCTTCGCCAACACGGTGAACCTCAAGGACTACACGGGCGCGCAGCTGATCCAGGTCCTCAAGGAGCAGGTGAGCGGCCCGAACGAGGCGGCACCGAAGATCCTCCAGGTCTCCTCCGGCCTCACCTACACCCTGGACCTGACCAAGTCGGGCGCGGACCGCGTCGTCACGGACTCCATCCGGCTGAACGGCTCGCCCCTCGACGAGAACGCCACCTACCGCGTCGCGTCCAACAGCTTCCTCGCGGGCGGCGGCGACGGCTTCACCACGCTGGGCGAGGGCACGAACGAACTCGTCGGCGCGGACGACCTGGCCGCCTTCGAGCAGTACCTGACGGCCAACTCCTCGGCGACGGCCCCGATCGCGCCCCCGGCGGCGGACCGGATCACGGTCGTGGAGTAGGCGACGGCCGGCTGCTCCGGGCAGGGGCCCGGCACGTCCGACGGTCGGGGGACCGCGGGTGTGCCGGGCCCCTCGCCGTACGGGGACGGGGCGGAAGTCAAGCGGCGGGTGCGGTGTGAGCGCCTTCTCCACCCGCCGGGGTTCCTCACCGCCGACATCGGTGCCCCCGGCGTGCTCGGCCTCCGCTGACGCCGCTCAGGCGTCGAAACGCTCCCGTGCTCCCTCGATGTGGCCGAGGTGGCGCTGGGTCCAGTCGCAGATCGCGTCGACCGTGGCGCGCAGGGCGCGGCCCGGTTCGGTGAGGGTGTACTCGACCTTCGGCGGCACGGTCGGATGCACCGTGCGGTCGACCAGGCCGTTGCGCTCCAGCATCCGCAGGTTCTGGGTGAGCATCTTGTGACTGATGCCCTCGACCTCGCCGCGCACCTCGCCGAAGCGCAGGGTGCGCTCGCCGAGCGCCTCGATGATCAGGAGCGCCCACTTGTTGGCGACGTCCGAGAAGATCTCCCGCGCCAGGGAGTCCGCGCGCCGCAGGTCCGCGTCCTCGGGCAGGCCGTTGAGCAGTTGTTTGGTCACCATCAGGTTCCTCAGTCACCGAGAAGTGCGTTCTTCCAGTTCAGCCATCACTCTCCTACAGTTCCCGAGTAACCACAAGAGAGTGAACCGGAAGGGCGAGCACCATGACCACCCACGATGTCTTCCGCTTCGACGTGCCGGCCGAGGACGACTTCGGTTACTCCCAGGCGATCGGGTCGGGCGAGCTGGTCCACGTCTCCGGGCAGCTCGCGTTCGACGAGGCGGGCGAGTTCCCCGACGGGGGCGACTTCGCCGCCCAGCTCCGGCGCACGCACGCCAACATGGACCGGGTCCTGGACCACTACGGAGCCACCCGCAACCAGATCGTGTCGCAGACCCAGTACGTGGTGGACCTGCGGCAGCACGCCGCCGCGGCGGCGCGGGGCAATCTGGCGTACTTCGGCGAGCACCGCCCGGCCGCCACGGTCCTGGGCGTGACCGAGCTGACCCTGCCCGGTCAGGTCGTCGAGATCGGCTTCGTCATCGATCTTCGGCTGCCTGCCTGAGGTCTCCCTCCGGAGGCGGCACCGGCGCCCCGGGCAGACGGATCGTGGCGGTGGTGCCGCCGCCGTCGGCCCGGCTCAGGTTCACCGTGCCGCCCGCCTGCTGCACCGTCCGCGCCACGATGGACAGGCCCAGTCCGGAGCCGGGCAGGGCGCGGGCGCTGGGGGAGCGCCAGAAGCGGTCGAAGACGTGCGGGAGTTCGTCGGCGGGGATGCCGGGCCCGTGGTCGCGGACCGTCAGCACACCGTCGGTGAGGCGCACGTCGATCGTGCCGCCCTCCGGGCTGAACTTCACCGCGTTGTCGAGCACGTTGACGACCGCGCGTTCCAGCGCGGCCGGTTCCGCCCGTACGTACCAGGGGCGGACGTCCGCGTCGATCGCCAGCTCCGGGCCGCGCAGCCGGGCGCGGCGCAGCGCCGACTCGACGACGTCGTGCCAGGCGAGGATGCGGGTGCGGCCCTCGTGCTGGCCGGTGTCGGGGCGGGAGAGTTCCTGGAGGTCGCCGATGAGCACCGCCAGTTCCGTCATCTGCGCCTTCACCGAGGCGAGGAGCGCCTTGCGGTCGGCCTCCGGGATCGGGCGCCCCGTCTCCTCGCTGCGGGTGAGCAGCTCGATGTTGGTGCGCAGCGAGGTGAGCGGGGTGCGCAGTTCGTGGCCCGCGTCGGCGATGAGCTGCTGCTGGAGGTCGCGGGAGTCGGCCAGGGACGAGGTCATGCTGTTGAAGGAGCGGGACAGGCGGGCGATCTCGTCGTCGCTGTCGTCCGCGACGGGGATGCGCACGGTGAGGTCCTCGGTACGGGCGACGTGTTCGACGGCCCGGGTCAGATCGTCGACGGGGCGCAGGCCGGTGCGCGCCACCCACAGCCCGGCGGCGCCGGCTCCGACGACACCCGCGCCCGCGACGATCACCAGCACCAGGGCGAGGTCGTTGAGGGAGCGGTTCACCTCGCCCAGCGGCCGCGCGGCGGAGACGGCCACGCCCAGCTCGGGCAGCACGCTGTAGGTGTAGACCCGGTACTGGGCGCCGTCGGCTCCCGTGGCGTCGTGCAACGCGTCGGTGGACTCGCCCTCGGCCACGGCGTGGTCGGCGTCGCTGAGCGGGACCTCCTGCGTGCCGATGATGAGGCAGCTCCCGCCCTTGCCGTCCACCAGCTGCACGGACGAGCCGAACGGGTTCTGCTCGTGCGTGACGGGATCGTGGGCGCACTCGCCGGTGCGCAGGTTGACGTACTGGCTCACCTGCTGCTTGGTCATGCGGTTCGCCTTGAGGGCCTCGTCGAGCGAGCTGACCAGCACGCTCTTGACCACGAACCAGCAGGCGACCGCCGCCGCCGCCACCGCGAACGCCACCGCCGCCGCCACCAGCAGCGACAGCCGCGCCCGGATCGGCAGGGCGCGGACCCGGCGGACGAGACCTGTCACTCGGCGCCGCCCTGCCGCAGGACGTAGCCGACGCCGCGGACGGTGTGCACGAGGCGCGGCTCGCCGCCCGCCTCGGTCTTGCGGCGCAGGTACATGACGTACACGTCGAGGGAGTTCGACGACGGCTCGAAGTCGAAGCCCCAGACGGCCTTCAGGATCTGCTCCCGGGTGAGGACCTGGCGCGGGTGCGCCATGAACATCTCCAGCAGGGTGAACTCGGTGCGGGTCAGCTCCACCGGGCGTCCGGCCCGGGTGACCTCCCGGGTCGCCAGGTCCATGGTCAGGTCGGCGAAGGTGAGGGTGTCGTCGTCCTCGGTGGTGGCCTCCACGGCCGCCGCGTAGGAGCTGCGGCGCAGCAGCGCGCGGATGCGGGCGAACAGCTCGTCCAGCTCGAACGGCTTGACCAGGTAGTCGTCCGCCCCCGCGTCCAGGCCGGTCACCCGGTCGCCGACCGTGTCGCGGGCGGTCAGCATCAGGATGGGGGTCAGGTCACCCGCGCCGCGGATGCGGCGGGCGGCGGTCAGGCCGTCCATGCGGGGCATCTGGATGTCCAGGACGACGAGGTCGGGCCGGTACGCCGCCGCCTTCTCCAGCGCGTCGGCGCCGTCGACCGCGACCTCGGTGTCGTACCCCTCGAAGGCGAGGCTGCGCCGGAGCGCTTCGCGGACCGCCGGCTCGTCGTCGACGATCAGGATGCGCTGGATCTCGCGGTCGCGGTCGCGGTCGGCGTCTGCGGGGCTCATGGGCTCGGGTCCTCGGATGCGGTCGGGTACGGGCACGGGGTGTCAACGCATTCAGCGTCGCACGTCTTCGCACCCGCTCAGTCGCTCGTCAGTCGCTCGTCAGTCGCTCGTCAGTTGCTCGCGCCCGCCCGCAGCTCGGGCAGGTCGGCCTTGACCGTGTTGATCGGGATGGCGAAGCCGAGGCCCACGCTGCCTGCGCTCGCGGACGACTCGGTCGCGGAGTACATCGCGGAGTTGATGCCGATGATGTTGCCGTTCATGTCGATCAGCGCGCCGCCGGAGTTGCCCGGGTTGAGGGAGGCGTCGGTCTGGATCGCCTTGTACGTCGTCGTGGACGAGCCGGTGTCGCCGTTGAACTGCTGCCCGCCGAACTCGAACGGCCACTGACCGCCCTGCCGCTGCTGCTGTTGCTGCTGGCCCTCGTCCGTCGAGACGGTCACGTCGCGGTCGAGGGCGGAGACGATGCCGCTGGTCACGGTGCCGGTCAGGCCCTCGGGGGAGCCGATGGCGACGACCTGGTCGCCGACCCCGATGCCGGCGGAGTCGCCGAGGGTGGCGGCCTTCAGGCCGGCGGCGTTCTCCAGCTTGATCAGCGCGAGGTCCTTCTTGCTGTCGGTGCCGACGACCTCGGCGGTGTACTGCTTGCCGTCGTTCGTCGTCACCTTGACCGAGGAGGCACCGGCGACGACGTGGTTGTTGGTGATGATCTCGCCGTCGTCGGTGATGATCACGCCGGAACCGGTGGAGGACCCGGCGTTCGAGGTGGCGTTGATCTCGACGATGCTCGGGCTGACCGCCTTCGCGACCCCGGAGACCGTGCCCTTCTGGCTGGAGGGCACCACGTTGGTGCTGGTCGAGCTGGAGGCGACGGTGTCGCTGCCGGTCAGCTCCTGGATGCCGTACGCCGTGCCGCCGCCGACGGCCGCCGCGACGATCGCCACGGCCACCAACAGGGCGGCGGGGCCGCGCCGCCGGGCCGGGCGCCTGCCGTGCGGCGGCTCGGGCAGGGGCTGCGTGGGGTGGTTCCCGGGCGGCTGCGCCGGCGGGGGCGGCCATTCCGGGTTGACGGGAGAGGAGGCGTGCTGGGGGGTTCCCTGGTACGGGTTCGCGTGCTCGTACTCGCCGTTGTGGCGGAGGCTCTCGGTCATGTCCATGAGCTTCCCGCCCGCGGATGAGAGCGGCCTGAGTGCTGCCTGAGAAGCCCGGCAGAACCTCGTATGCCCGATATAAGGGCGTCCGCCGGGGCGGTGCTACGCGCAGCCGCAGGACTGCCGTACGACCAGCTGCGACGGGAACACCTTCAGCCGTTCGCGGCGGGAGCCCGCCACCCGCAGGCCGTCGTCCAGGACCAGGTCCACGGCGGCCCGTGCCATCGCCGACCGGTCCGAGGCGACCGTCGTCAGCGGCGGGTCGGCGAGATCCGCCTCCTTGATGTCGTCGAACCCGGCCACCGCCAGCTCGCCGGGGACGTCGATGCGCAGCTCGCGGGCCGCGCGCAGCAGGCCGATCGCCTGGTCGTCGGTGGAGCAGAAGATCGCGGGCGGGCGCTGCGGCCCGGAGAGCAGTTCCAGGCCCACGCGGTACGCGTCGTAGCGGTTGTACGGCGCCTCGAAGAGCCGGCCCTCGGTGGAGAGCCCGGCCTCCTTCATGGCGCGCTTCCAGCCCTCGACGTGGTCGGAGACCGGGTCGCCGACGGACGGCGTCTCGGCGGTGCCGCCCATGCAGGCGACGTACTCGTACCCGTGCTCCAGCAGGTGGCGTACGGCGAGCTGGGCGCCGCCCAGGTCGTCCGTGACGACGGCGACGTCGTCGATGGCCTCGGGGCGCTCGTGCAGCAGGACCACCCGGGCGTCCCAGGCGTCGATCTCGGCGGCGGCGTTGTCGTTCAGCGCGTGGCTTACCAGGATCAGGCCGGAGACCCGCATGCCGAGGAAGGCGCGCAGGTAGTGGACCTCGCGCTCGCCGACGTAGTCGCTGTTGCCGACGAGCACCATCTTGCCGCGCTCGGAGGCGGCCCACTCGACCGCGTGCGCCATCTCCGCGAAGAACGGCTGGCGCGCGTCGGGCACGATCAGGCCTATGAGGTCCGTGCGCCGCGACGCCATCGCCTGGGCGACCCGGTCCGGGCGGTACCCCAGTTCCTTGATCGCGGCGAGGACACGCTCGCGCGTGGCCGGGGCGACCGGCCGGGGTCCGTTGTTGATGACGTAGCTGACGACGGCGGTCGAAGTCCCCGCCAGTCGCGCCACATCATCCCGAGTCACCTTGGCCACGCGCGGAGTCTACGCGGATGGACCCGCTCCGGGCAGGGCGTATCACACCTTGGATGACCTTGCGGGCGCCGCCTCGGTCTTCTCGGCGGCCGCCTTGTCGGGCTCCTCGGCCTTCTCGGTCTTCTCGGTTTTCCCAGCCTTCTCGGCTTTCTCGCCCTTCTCGGGCTTCTCCGGCGTCACGAAGCGGTAGCCGACGTTGCGG from Streptomyces sp. CB09001 includes the following:
- a CDS encoding response regulator transcription factor translates to MSPADADRDRDREIQRILIVDDEPAVREALRRSLAFEGYDTEVAVDGADALEKAAAYRPDLVVLDIQMPRMDGLTAARRIRGAGDLTPILMLTARDTVGDRVTGLDAGADDYLVKPFELDELFARIRALLRRSSYAAAVEATTEDDDTLTFADLTMDLATREVTRAGRPVELTRTEFTLLEMFMAHPRQVLTREQILKAVWGFDFEPSSNSLDVYVMYLRRKTEAGGEPRLVHTVRGVGYVLRQGGAE
- a CDS encoding RidA family protein, which gives rise to MTTHDVFRFDVPAEDDFGYSQAIGSGELVHVSGQLAFDEAGEFPDGGDFAAQLRRTHANMDRVLDHYGATRNQIVSQTQYVVDLRQHAAAAARGNLAYFGEHRPAATVLGVTELTLPGQVVEIGFVIDLRLPA
- a CDS encoding LacI family DNA-binding transcriptional regulator, yielding MAKVTRDDVARLAGTSTAVVSYVINNGPRPVAPATRERVLAAIKELGYRPDRVAQAMASRRTDLIGLIVPDARQPFFAEMAHAVEWAASERGKMVLVGNSDYVGEREVHYLRAFLGMRVSGLILVSHALNDNAAAEIDAWDARVVLLHERPEAIDDVAVVTDDLGGAQLAVRHLLEHGYEYVACMGGTAETPSVGDPVSDHVEGWKRAMKEAGLSTEGRLFEAPYNRYDAYRVGLELLSGPQRPPAIFCSTDDQAIGLLRAARELRIDVPGELAVAGFDDIKEADLADPPLTTVASDRSAMARAAVDLVLDDGLRVAGSRRERLKVFPSQLVVRQSCGCA
- a CDS encoding trypsin-like peptidase domain-containing protein, producing MTESLRHNGEYEHANPYQGTPQHASSPVNPEWPPPPAQPPGNHPTQPLPEPPHGRRPARRRGPAALLVAVAIVAAAVGGGTAYGIQELTGSDTVASSSTSTNVVPSSQKGTVSGVAKAVSPSIVEINATSNAGSSTGSGVIITDDGEIITNNHVVAGASSVKVTTNDGKQYTAEVVGTDSKKDLALIKLENAAGLKAATLGDSAGIGVGDQVVAIGSPEGLTGTVTSGIVSALDRDVTVSTDEGQQQQQQRQGGQWPFEFGGQQFNGDTGSSTTTYKAIQTDASLNPGNSGGALIDMNGNIIGINSAMYSATESSASAGSVGLGFAIPINTVKADLPELRAGASN
- a CDS encoding HAMP domain-containing sensor histidine kinase, with the protein product MTGLVRRVRALPIRARLSLLVAAAVAFAVAAAAVACWFVVKSVLVSSLDEALKANRMTKQQVSQYVNLRTGECAHDPVTHEQNPFGSSVQLVDGKGGSCLIIGTQEVPLSDADHAVAEGESTDALHDATGADGAQYRVYTYSVLPELGVAVSAARPLGEVNRSLNDLALVLVIVAGAGVVGAGAAGLWVARTGLRPVDDLTRAVEHVARTEDLTVRIPVADDSDDEIARLSRSFNSMTSSLADSRDLQQQLIADAGHELRTPLTSLRTNIELLTRSEETGRPIPEADRKALLASVKAQMTELAVLIGDLQELSRPDTGQHEGRTRILAWHDVVESALRRARLRGPELAIDADVRPWYVRAEPAALERAVVNVLDNAVKFSPEGGTIDVRLTDGVLTVRDHGPGIPADELPHVFDRFWRSPSARALPGSGLGLSIVARTVQQAGGTVNLSRADGGGTTATIRLPGAPVPPPEGDLRQAAEDR
- a CDS encoding bifunctional metallophosphatase/5'-nucleotidase — encoded protein: MPATAQSHQPRRRRRTSRLLVAAATVVTAGALAAAALPASASAGGNDRGHGGHGHGHGHGHGRYQDVQLLSFNDLHGNLEPPAGSSGRVTEVQPDGTTKTIDAGGVEYLATHLREARKGNRYSITAAGGDMVGASPLLSGLFHDEPTVEALNKLDLDVTSVGNHEFDEGAKELARLQNGGCHPTEGCYTDKEFKGADYPYLAANVLDEKTGKPLLKPYWVWKQRGVKVGFIGVTLEGTPDIVSADGVKGLKFKDEVETINKYAKVLQRQGVKSIVALIHEGGFPASSSYNYDCDSPGAGDGISGPIVDIAKNITPQVDALVTGHTHNAYVCTIPDPAGNPRMVTSASSFGRLYTDTTLTYDRRTGDIARTSVKSANHVVTRDVPKAPDMTRLIDKWGTLAAPIGNRPIGYLSADINRDGTESPLGDLIADAQFAYGKERDPETDLALMNPGGIRAPLTYTASGAEGDGVVTYAEGFTVQPFANTVNLKDYTGAQLIQVLKEQVSGPNEAAPKILQVSSGLTYTLDLTKSGADRVVTDSIRLNGSPLDENATYRVASNSFLAGGGDGFTTLGEGTNELVGADDLAAFEQYLTANSSATAPIAPPAADRITVVE
- a CDS encoding helix-turn-helix domain-containing protein yields the protein MVTKQLLNGLPEDADLRRADSLAREIFSDVANKWALLIIEALGERTLRFGEVRGEVEGISHKMLTQNLRMLERNGLVDRTVHPTVPPKVEYTLTEPGRALRATVDAICDWTQRHLGHIEGARERFDA